TAAATCCGCTGAGGGTGCGGGACAGCAGGATGCCTATCAGCAATCCGCTCATTACCTTACCTACGATTCTGCCCCTGGATTCGTCAGGGGCCAGTGTTGCCGCCATTGGCAACAGCAGTTGTGGTACTGCAGAGAAAAAGCCGATGAGCAAACTTGCTATCAGCATCATCGCATAACTTTGGCTGGCTGCGGCCATTAACATAAATACAGCAGCACCCGCGATCTTGATCAGGATGAGTTTACGTCTTTCTGTTTTGTCGCCCAGTGGTACGATGAATAATAATCCGAGTGTATAACCTACCTGCGTAATGGTAGCGATAACACCTGCCTGTTTGTTACTTAGCTGAAAACTTTCTGCTATCTGTATCAATAGTGGCTGATTATAGTAGATGTTAGCTACCACTAATCCGCAGGTAAGTGCCATCAATGATACCATTCCGGAGGAAATGGTATCATTGATAGTCATACCTGTTTTCATCACTTGTTTCATGCTAATTAATTTGTACGTGCAAAATTAGCAGGGGGGACGCGTGGAAAATGGTACTGGTTATAACAGTGCGGGTACTTTTTATGACTTGCGGCGGAATTCCAACGGGGTATTGCCGGTGTATTTGCGGAAGAAGCGGGAGAAGTAGGAGCTGTCTTTGAAGCCGAGGGTATAGGCTATTTCGCGGATGTCCATGGTGGTGAGGGTGAGCAGTCTTTTGGCTTCAAGAAGGATGCGCTCCCGGATGTATTCGCCGGCGGTACGGCCGGATTCTCTGCTGCATACCTGGTTGAGATAGCTGGGAGAGATGAGTAATTTATCGGCATAGAATTGCACGGTGCTGTGCTGGAAATAATGTTCTTCGAGCAGGTGCAGGAATTTATTGATGATATGATGTTCGGTACTGGCAGATATTTCCGGGTGGGCTACATTGTACCAGCGTTGGAGCAGCAGCAGGATGGTCTGTAGGCGATGGTACAGCACCTGGCTGGCGAAGGGCTCCTTATTGGCGGCCTCAGTGGTCATTTTAGTAAATTCTTCACTGATCAGCTGGTATTCTTCCTGGCGAAGTTGGAGCAGGGGAAGGGCGGATGGGGTGAAGAAGGGCCATAACGGGCCTTTCTGGGCAAGGAAAGCGGGCGAAAACATTACCTGGTAGCCGCGGGCATCCGGGGAAATATTCCACTGATGAGCCTGTGCGGGTGCAAGAAAAAAAATGGTATTTTTTTCAACAGGGTATTCAATAAAATCTATTGTATGAGAGCCACTGCCGCGCTCGATTAGCAGTAGCATGTAAAAGTCGTGCTTATGTGCGTGCGCAATGACCGGCTCATTGATGGGCGCATGATAGAGGATTTTAAAGTCTTCCTGTTTGTAGGGCAGATCAAATATTTTTTCTATACCAAGTACCGGTAATTTCATAATGTTAAAGGTAGCACAATAGTGTGGTTCATCTTTTGTGTTAAAGTGCCTAATTTTGTAAGGATTATGCCACTAGTACACTCATCAGAATATAAGGCGCCGTTGTTATTGCGTAATCGTCACCTGCTGACGGTATTTCCTACCTTGTTCAGGAAGGTGGCGTTGCCGGCATACAGGCGGGAGCGTATCAACACTTCAGACGGGGATTTCCTGGACCTGGACTTCAGTGAGAAGGGTAACGACCGTATCGTGATCATTTTGCATGGTCTGGAAGGTAGTGCCAGTCGCCATTATGTGTTGGGGATGGTACATATCTTCAATGGTGCCGGGTATGACACGGTATCCATGAACTTCAGGGGCTGCAGTGGAGAGCCTAACCGGAATTTAAGGTTTTACCATAGTGGCGATACCGGTGATCTGGACCAGGTAATTAGTTATGTATCTTCCCTGGGAAGGTACAGGCATATTCACCTGGTAGGTTTTTCATTGGGGGGCAATGTGACGTTGAAGTATGTAGGAGAGCGCGGGGAAACGATCTCCCCCCTGATAAAGTCAGCGGTGGCTATATCTGTGCCCTGTGATCTGACCAGCAGTTCAGTAGAGCTGGCAAAATCGCATAACCGGGTATATATGTCGCGGTTTATCAGGAATCTGGGAGATAAGCTGTCGCAGAAGCAGGCACGGTTTCCCAGGGAGCTGGATATGAGCGGATATGATAAGATCAGGAGTTTCCGGGAGTTTGATGACAGGTATACGGCACCGATTCATGGTTTTAAAGATGCCTTGCAATATTGGTATGTTTCCAGTTCGGTAAGGTACCTGGACAAGGTGAGTATTCCGACATTATTGATAAATGCGGCGGACGATCCTTTTTTAAGTAAAGAGTGTTATCCGTATGAAATTGCGGAGCATCATCCTTATTTTCATATGGAAGTTCCGGAGAAGGGAGGACATGTAGGTTTTGTGAATTTTGGCGTTGATTATTATTGGTCTGAGCGGAGGGCGTTGGTGTTTACGGAGGAAGTATCGGCGAAGGTGTAAAATATACGTTTAAAAACCGCGTCCCTGTTATCCGCAAACGATTGCGAAAATATCTTGTATTTTTAACTCTTTTTTATAATTTACAGGCGGCCTTTAGAATCTATTTCATTTTTATTATGGAGCGAATGCCATCCGAAGAGGAAGTGTTAACCAGAATGCGTGATGGAGATGAATCTGCCTTTTCAGCTATTTATCGGCACTATCACCCTGGTCTGTATGTTTATCTGCTACGTTTTTGCAAGGTTCCTTCCCTGGCGGAAGACCTGGTGCATGACGTGTTTTTAAAGGTATGGGAAATACGGGAACGCATTAACCCTCAACTAACATTCGGTGGTTATCTGTACAGGATAGCCAGAAATCATGTATTAAAGACGATTCACAAATTAGCTGACGACCATGAGCTCAGGGCGCAACTCTTTATGCAGTTGCAGGAGCGCGAGTCGGCCAATGAAGTGGATGTACAATCTAAGGAGTATGAACGTTTATTCCGGGAGGCGCTGGAAGGGCTGACAGAGCAGCGGAAAAATGTTTTTCGTTTATGCCGTCAGGAAGGGAAGACCTATGATGAAGCGGCGGCCATACTGGGCATTTCAAGGAGTGCAGTCAAGAAGCATATGGTATCGAGTATGCGATTTATACAGGATTATATTTACAGGCATGGCGACATTCTGGTGGCCTCCTGTTTACTCGCTTTTCTCCTCTGTTAAAAAAAATTTAAATTTTTTTTTGTTTGGGGGTACCCTCGCCCTTCATTTTCGGATATAGCTAACAGAGAGGTTGTGAAAATAACCTCCGGAGAGAATAGAACAGGAAAACTGATAAAGCGAAAATATCCGCGTTATCCACGTTATAAACACATTTATGCATCACCCAGCAGATTATTACCAGCAATTAATGGCCAGGTACCTGGAAGGTACGTGCACTCCTGAAGAAGCGCAGGAGTTACTGGAATGGCTCGATTCTTCTGAATCGCGTCGTTTGGGTTTGGATATGATGCGGTATGAATTTGAGCGTGCGATGTCGGAGCCCGTATCTGTGCCGGAGGCGATGAGCAGCAGGATAGAGATGAGGTTATTGCAGGAGATCAGTAAAAAGAAGAAAACACCGGTATACCAGTTGCATGGCAGGAAGTGGATAGCAGCGGCAGCAGCGATGGCGGCGGCGATAGTGGCAACGGGGTTATGGGTGAGGCGTCAGCCGCATACGGCACCGAAAGTGGAGGCCGTTGCGATGAAGGTGCAGGATGCAAGGCCGGGAACAGACAAGGCTATCCTGACACTGGCAGATGGATCAAAAGTAACTTTAGATAGCGCAGGAAACCAGGTAATTGTGCAGGGTGGGACACAGGTAAAGCAAAAAAATGGTCAGCTGTTATATGAATCAGCTGGCAATACTACACAGGCTGTAACTTATAATATGCTTGCTGTGCCAAGAGGGGGACAATTCAAGATTGTATTACCTGATGGATCAACAGTCTGGCTTAATTCGGCTTCCAGCTTGCGCTATCCTACTGCATTTACAGGGGCAACCCGCACAGTAGAGATACAGGGGCAGGCCTTTTTTGAGGTAGCACAGAATAGTGACAAGCCATTTATAGTACAGGCAGACAAAACGTCTATCCTGGTGCTGGGAACCGGTTTTGATATTATGTCGTATCCCGATGAGAAAGAGCAGCGTACCACTTTGGTAAGCGGATCAGTGAAAGTAAAAGTAGGGAATACAGAAAAATACCTGAAGCCGGGGCAGCAGGTTGCTCTCGATCACACGACCGGAGTTGCTACTGTACAAGATGCGGATGTACAGGGCGTTATAGCCTGGAAAACCGGCTTCTTTGAATTTGAAAATACAGGATTGTCCGTGATACTCAGGCAACTGGGAAGATGGTATGATCTGGATATAGAAGATAATTTCACTAATAGTACCTGTAGATTAGGAGGTCGTATCAGCCGTAATCTGCCACTATCAGAAATATTACCTATGCTAAAGAGTGCGGGGGCTGATTTCAAAATACATGGAAGAACATTAACCGTAACTGCAGCAGCTAAATAAAATATTAACTAAAACAACAATCAGAGAAAATCGAAAGGACAGCGTATAATTAAAGCCGTTATTCCACGTCGGCTGTACCACGTTCATTTTTAAGTAAAACTGAAAACAAACATTAGAGAAAAAACATGACAACCGAAACTAGCTAACAGTTTCAGGTGTCCAAAAAAAAACCGGAAGTGCTCGCAACACTCCCGGCAGCATTTGGGCAGCTAAACTGAACAGAATCCCTTATCGAATCTTATTCGTCAATTCCCAAACACTACAAAAGTATGCAATTTAACTTTAGTGGTATAGTTTCCGGTGCCCGGAAATTTGTATCTACAAAAACGTTCTGCGTTATGAAATTGACTGCCTTTTTGCTGCTTGCAGCGTGCTTACATATCAGCGCAAAAGGATTGTCGCAGCAGATCACACTCTCCGAAAAGGGTGCTCCTCTGAAAAAAGTACTGAAAGAGGTAGCCCGCCAGGCAGGAATCTCTGTGGTTTATGATGAAACCCAACTGTCGGCAACTTATCCAGTTACTATCTCCGTAAAAAATGTTTCTGTTGAAACCGCGCTGGATAAAGCACTCGCGGGGCAGCCACTGACCTATAAAATGGAAGGCTCCCGCATTACGCTCGTTAAGGAAAATGTTGTGACTGCGGCTGCTGCCGACTCCTCTATCACCGTTACCGGTAGAATACTGGACGAGAAAGGTGAGCCCATCCTCGGTGCTACCGTTCGCGTACAAGGGACCAATATCGGTGCTGCTACCGATGTTACCGGGAAATTTTCCCTCAAAGTTCCCGGCCCTAAATCCCAACTGGCTTTTTCTTTTATCGGTTATACTCAGCAGATATTGCAGGCGTCAACAAGCCCGATGACTGTTAAACTGGCACTTTCTGCCACCTCCCTGACCGAAACAGTAGTAGTAGGTTATGGTGTACAGAAGAAAAGTGTAGTAACAGGTTCTATCTCCTCCATCAAATCCGCTGAATTCGAAAACGCACCGGTAACCCGCGTTGAGCAAGTGCTCCAGGGCCGTACTTCCGGTGTAACCGTAGTATCTGCATCTGGTCAGCCAGGATCCGCTGCTGCTGTACGTATCCGTGGTAATACCAGTATCAATAATAACGATCCGCTGTGGGTAGTGGATGGTATCGTAGTAGATAACGGTGGTATCAGTTACCTGAACCAGTCCGATATCGAAAGCATGGAAGTACTGAAAGATGCGGCTTCAGCTGCTATCTACGGTACACGTGCTGCCAACGGTGTTATCCTTGTAACTACCAAAAAAGGTAAAGAAGGTAAACTGAGAGTGAGCTATAACGGTTACGTAGGTACTTCTGCTCCTGCTAAGAAACTGAAAATGCTGGACGCTACTCAGTACGCTACCCTCATCAACGAAGCTAAAGTAAATGATGGCCAGCCAATTAAATACGCTAATCCTTCTTCATTAGGCAAAGGTACCGACTGGCAGGACCAGATCTTCAACAACTCCGCTATGCGTCAGAGTCATGAGATCAGCCTGAGTGGTGGTAATGATCGTTCTACTTTCTACACTTCCTTTGGTTATATGAAGCAGGAAGGTATCGTAGCTTCTGATATTTCTAATTATCAACGTGCTGCTTACCGTCTGAACTCTACTCATAAAATTGCTAAATGGTTAACTTTCGGTCAGAACCTGGGTTATGCTTATGAGAAAAACGCAGGCCTGGGTAATACTAACTCTGAGTTTGGCGGACCGCTGAGCTCTGCTATCAACCTGGACCCAATCACTCCGGTTATCGTTACTGATCCTGCTATTGCGGGCGCAGCTCCTTATAGCACTAAACCTGTTGTAAGAGATGCAAATGGAAATCCTTATGGTATTTCTAGCACCGTAGTTCAAGAAATAACCAACCCGCTGGCTTATATTCAAACCAGATTGGGTAATTTCAACTGGTCACATAACCTGGTAGGTAATGCTTATCTGGAAGCAGAAATCATCAAAGGACTGAAATTTAGATCCAACTTTGGTGGTAAACTGGCATTCTGGGGATACGACAACTTTACCCCGATTTATTACCTTAACTCTTCTACAGGTAGAGACCAAACTATATTTACCAGAGACCAGAATAATAGCTACGCCTACAACCTGGAAAATACATTAAGCTATACCAAAACTATTAATAAACACGATTTCAGTGTATTATTAGGTCAGGGCGCTTATATGGATAACCATACCGTAAATACGAACGTTGCTTATACTGGTATTGCTGCCACATCTTTTAAAGAAGCTTCTCAAAACTATAAAATACCTCAAACCAGTCGCGCTGGTAGTGGTAGCGATGGTCAGGAACATCATGTGTCCTCATTATTTGCACGTCTGAATTATAACTATGGTGAAAAATATATGTTCACTGGTATTCTTCGTCGTGATGGTTCCAGCAGATTCGGCCCTGCGCATCAATATGGTGTGTTCCCATCCGTATCTGGTGGCTGGGTACCAACAAAAGAAAACTTCTGGCCTGAAAATAAAGTGGTTGACTTCCTGAAGATCCGTGGTGGTTACGGTACTGTAGGTAATGATAATATCGTTGATAATGGTTTCAATCCAACTATCGGTGATGGTAGGAACTATACTTTAGGAACAGGTGGAGCTATCCTGATTGGTAACAGCCCTAATGCTCCTGCCAATAAAGATCTCCACTGGGAAGAAACCCGTCAGGCAAATATTGGATTTGACATGGCCTTCCTGCAACATTTCAATTTTACCTTTGACTGGTTTAACAAAAAAACAGTAGGTATCCTGATGTACCCACGTATCCCTACTTACACTGGTGCTTATGGTAACCCTCCTGCTAACGTGGCTGATAACCAAAACCGCGGTATCGACCTGGAACTGGGCTACCATGGTAAAGTTGGACCGGTGCAGTTGAATGTAAACGGTAATGCATCTTATGTGAAAAATAAAGTGCTCTACCTCGGGCAGGGTATTCAATATATTACTACCAACCAGCAAACATTCCAGAGCTCTACTTACCCTATCACACGTACCATCGTTGGTAATCCACTCAATGCATTCTATGGTTTCAAAACCAATGGTATATTCCAGACACAAGCGGATGTGGATAACTATAAAGATGCAAAAGGAAATAAAATCCAACCTAATGCTAAACCAGGTGACTTCCGTTGGGTAGATACCAATGGTGATGGACAGATCACAGAAGCTGACCGTCAGATCCTGGGTAACCCAATGCCTACCTGGACATATGGTCTGAATCTATCTGCTACCTATAAAAACTTCGACCTGAGCGTATTTGCACAGGGCGCAGGTGGCAACAAAATCTTCCAGGGTCTTCGTCGTCTGGATATCAAAGAAGCTAACTGGCAGACTAAAGCCCTCGGCCGCTGGACAGGTGAAGGAACTTCCAATGATTACCCTCGTATGACCCTGGATGATCCTAACCGTAACTACTCTAATCCTTCTGACTTCTACCTGGAAAAAGGAGACTACGTACGTCTGAAAGTATTACAGATCGGTTACACCCTGTCAAACGGCGTGGTGAAACGTATCGGCGCTCAGCGTATACGCGTTTATGTGACTGGTGAGAACCTGTTCACCATTACTAAATACACTGGATTCGATCCTGAGATCGGTGGAACTGTATCGAGCATTGACCGTGGTATCTATCCACAGGCCCGCTCCTTCATGGCTGGTTTGAATGTTACTTTCTGATAATTAAAAAAACAGAACGAAATGAAAAGGAATTTCTTTAAATATATCATAGCTGCTGCCGGTGGATTCATTATGCTGGCAGCATGCAGCAAAAGTTTTCTGACTGTTGATCCGAAAGGAACACCAAATGAAAATAACTACTATCGTAACCAGACAGAAGTCTTCAACGGACTCGTAGCTGTATACGATGTATTAGGTTGGCAGGGCAACGCCTATATCACTAAAACGGGTATGGCGGATGCTGCATCTGATGACCATTACGCAGGAGGCGGTAGCTCCACGGACGTGTCTGCATTCCAGGTAATGTCTAACTATACCGTTGATCCTGCAACGGGCCCATCAGCCGAATTATGGCAGAAAGGTTATGCGGGCATTTTCCGTGCTAACCTGTTGCTGACCAAAATTCCAAAAGCAACAATGGACGATAATGTGAAAAAGAGATACATCGCAGAATGTAAAGTGATGCGTGCCTATTTCTATTTTGATCTGATCCGTCTGTTCAAAAATATTCCGCTTATCCTGAAGCCACTGGAAACCAGTGAATTCTATAATGTTGTTCAGGCAGACCCTGCGGATGTATGGAAGCAAATCGAACAAGACCTGAAGGATGCCATCGCTGAAACCAACTTGCCAGATGTAGTTTCAGGTGCAGAAGCAGGGCGTATGAACCAGGGTATTGCACACGCTTTACTTGGTAAAGTATATCTGTGGGAACAGAAATACACCGAATCTGCTGCTGAATTCCAACAGGTAAATGGTGCAACACCTGGTGCCAGCAAATATGGATATCAATTACTGCCTAATTTCGCTGATCTGTGGGTCTTTAAAAATAAATTCAACTCAGAATCTATTTTTGAAATAGACTTTTCTACGCTTAGCGGTGGTACCTGGGATTGTACTTCCTGTACAGAAGGAAATGTGTTGAACGTAATGGTCGGACCTCGCGGGTACTCTGCACAAAATGGGGGACCAGACTATTACTCAGGCTGGAGTTTCTTACCTGTAACACAGTCACTCTACGATGCATTGCATTACGATCCTCGCTTTAGCGCTACCATCCTTGATGTGGATAGTCTGAAGAAAAATAAACTTGCTGTTTACGCTGAAGGTTATATGAATACAGGATACTTCCTGGCAAAATTTGCTCCTAAAAATTCAGATAAAACTACCGGTACCGGTAATACAGAACTGAACTTCGGTCAGGACCTGTATGAAATCCGTCTGGCAGATGCTTACCTGATGGAAGCAGAAGCGCTGGTAAGAGGTGGACAAAGCGGCGCTGCCGGCAGCCGTGCATACACCCTGCTGAATGCAGTTCGCGGTCGTGTAAAACTGAACCCGCTGCCAGCTACTATCGATAATATCCTGAATGAAAGAAGACTGGAACTGGCAGGTGAAGGCCATCGTTGGTTTGACCTGATCAGAACTGGCCAGGCTGCTACCGTTCTCGCCAGCAGAGGTTTCAAAGCCGGTAAAAATGAAATCCTTCCTATTCCGTTACAGGAACTGGAAAACACTAAAATTCTCCAGAATAAAGAATATGGTGGTACTAAATAATGTCCCCATCTTCCTATATCTTTAAAAGGAATTACAGGCGAAAGCCTGTAATTCCTTCTCCTTACCTAAATCTTGTAGTGATGAAAATGGTTGCCAGCTTTAGCCTGTCTCTCGTACTGGCTGCGCAGTTATGCCTCGCCAACAGCGATACTACTGCTCCTAAAAAACTCCCCATCCCCGAAGATAAAGGCTGGTCTTTTGAAAAAACGCCCGTTTGGTCGGACGAATTTAACTATACCGGCATGCCTGATTCTTCAAAATGGGGCTATGACATAGGCGGCCGCGGCTGGGGAAATCACGAACTACAATATTATACGAATAACGGTAACGCATATGTTGCCAATGGTGTACTCACTATCTCTGCTAAAAAAGAAGAGAAAGAAGGGATGCACTATACTTCTGCAAGACTGGTCAGCAAAGGTAAAGGCGACTTCCTCTATGGCCGTTTTGAAATAAGGGCCAAACTCCCCCAGGGAAAAGGTACATGGCCCGCTATCTGGATGCTGCCCACAGACTGGGCTTACGGCGGATGGCCGGAATCAGGCGAAATCGATATCATGGAACACGTGGGCTACGACCCCGGACAGGTACATATCACCGCACATACCAAAGCGTACTACTTTAAAATAAATACGCAGAAAACAAGTATTAAAAAGGTTGACAGCATTTATACTGCTTTCCATACCTACAGGCTAGACTGGACTCCCGCCACATTACGTGGGTACATCGATGACCAATTCGTGTTCGAAATGAAAAATGAAGGACAGGGATACCTGGTATGGCCTTTTGATAAAAGATTTCATATGCTGCTTAATGTCGCCGTAGGTGGCGACTGGGGCGGAAAAGAAGGCGTAGATGAAAATATCTTCCCTGCAAATATGCTGGTCGATTATGTGAGAGTGTATAAAATGATCGATAAACCTTAAACCACGTTTTAATGAAGGCAAACAGAAATATCTTCATATATACTTTAACGTTATTACTGGCGGGAACAGCTTCCTTTGCCCAGAATAAAAATAACAAAACTGCGAAATCCAATGTGGAAGCATGGATCAGCAATCCGGACAAATCTGCATTACTGCAAAAACAGGATGCGGTGTCTTTTAATACCACAGATAACGGAAATCCTGTTATCGATGTAGATGCCAGAACTACCTATCAGTCTATTGATGGATTCGGCTTTACCCTCACCGGCGGAAGCGCGGAACATATCAATAAAATGCCCGCAGCCGCACAGGATGCCCTATTAAAAGAACTCTTCCTGACCAACGGTAACGGCATCGGCATCAGCTACCTGCGTATCAGCATCGGTGCTTCTGACCTGAGTTCTTCTGTATTTACCTATGACGATGTACCCGCAGGAGAAACAGATGTTAACCTGCAACATTTTACTATTGAGAAAGAAAAAACAGATCTTCTTCCTGTACTGAAAAAGATATTGGCACTCAATCCGAAAATTAAAATACTGGGTTCTCCATGGACAGCTCCCGTGTGGATGAAGTCTAATCAGAACTCCGTTGGTGGCAGCCTGAAACCGGAATATTACCAGGCCTACGCCAACTATTTCGTGAAATATATACAGGCGATGAAAGCTGCCGGCATCAACATCGATGCAATCACTATTCAGAATGAGCCCCTGCATGGCGGCAACAACCCTAGTATGGTGATGCACGCGGAAGAACAGCGCGATTTCGTGAAGTCTGCACTGGGACCAACTTTCAAAAAGGCAAATCTCAAAACGAAAATTATTCTCTACGATCATAACTGTGATAAGCCGGATTATCCGATGACTGTCCTGGCAGACAAAGACGCTTATCCTTATGTAGATGGATCTGCATTTCACCTGTATGGTGGTAAGATTGACGCGATGTCTACCGTACATGATGCCTATCCAAAGAAGAATTTATACTTCACAGAACAGTGGTCTGATTCCAAAGGCCGCTTCGACCGTGAACTGACAGGAAATATCACCCGCCTGACGATCGGCGCCACCAGAAACTGGAGCCGTAACGTACTGCAGTGGAACCTGACTTCCAATCCTGAGATGACACCGCATACCGACAGAGGTGGCTGTGGTCAGTGCCTGGGGGGCGTTACCATCGATGGTGCCAACATCACCCGCAACTCTTCTTACTATGTGATCGGACATGCTTCTAAATTTGTAGCACCAGGATCTGTAAGAATCGCATCCAACCTGCCGGAACACCTCGACAACGTAGCATTCAAAACACCG
The Chitinophaga sp. Cy-1792 genome window above contains:
- a CDS encoding glycoside hydrolase family 30 beta sandwich domain-containing protein, which codes for MKANRNIFIYTLTLLLAGTASFAQNKNNKTAKSNVEAWISNPDKSALLQKQDAVSFNTTDNGNPVIDVDARTTYQSIDGFGFTLTGGSAEHINKMPAAAQDALLKELFLTNGNGIGISYLRISIGASDLSSSVFTYDDVPAGETDVNLQHFTIEKEKTDLLPVLKKILALNPKIKILGSPWTAPVWMKSNQNSVGGSLKPEYYQAYANYFVKYIQAMKAAGINIDAITIQNEPLHGGNNPSMVMHAEEQRDFVKSALGPTFKKANLKTKIILYDHNCDKPDYPMTVLADKDAYPYVDGSAFHLYGGKIDAMSTVHDAYPKKNLYFTEQWSDSKGRFDRELTGNITRLTIGATRNWSRNVLQWNLTSNPEMTPHTDRGGCGQCLGGVTIDGANITRNSSYYVIGHASKFVAPGSVRIASNLPEHLDNVAFKTPSGKKVLIVVNNNDQPAQFQIRENGKLAGVQLNSHAVGTYVW